GATGAAGACCTCATCACGGCAAAAGATATTTGCAAAGCGCTCTTTGTTGCGAATCAAGCTTTGATTCAAGCTAAGCCTGTCGCTAAAAATCAAAAGCCTACTCAAGATGCCCCTGCTGTTGAAGCTAAAAAGAAATCAAAGCAACCAAAACCTAGAAATTTCGGTTACGACCCTGATACTGAAGACCGTAACGCAGCAAGCAAGAATGGCGGCATTCATCTTTGATAATTTCTATAACAAACTAACTAAAAGCTAAACCTCAGGAAAATAATCGATATGCTCACCTTCAACGGTGATGATAGCTTTTTTGCGGTCAACAGGATTGCTGTATCCTTTGCGACTACGTTTAGCTTTACCAAAAATAGATCCAGTGTTCACTTTAAGTATTTTGTGATTTGGGAAGTACTTAGTAAAAGCTTCTTTAACGT
The Cyanobacteriota bacterium genome window above contains:
- the rplW gene encoding 50S ribosomal protein L23, with the protein product MSHALEEVLKKPLITEKSSIAASTLDKYTFEIPKWATKNHVKEAFTKYFPNHKILKVNTGSIFGKAKRSRKGYSNPVDRKKAIITVEGEHIDYFPEV